The Fusarium keratoplasticum isolate Fu6.1 chromosome 8, whole genome shotgun sequence genome includes a region encoding these proteins:
- a CDS encoding DNA-directed RNA polymerase, with protein sequence MLARQIRRAIASQRAAPTRPIGLSSLQTTSLRRCVVTQQYQPRKRRGSESNHATIHGRSLATAVDDFKFGNSPYGDLNQLAGSGLQPFQTPPTEVRPLDPSSFLTLPEPASRRPFGKMNVKGIPSEAEEMLPVFDACINVGRLERAALILKRMNVTGVLPGEHRIMLHNQYLRASLDQMRMNPDRKQAEQLHKWYELQIRNQDMPQTAETIACMLKASLLSERGTRLERLINRYMSMAPGEAGLRVLSMADILTDQDLGIITEICPTYSFAPESEDSDYVTMVSEDQDFAAEEGLEEELDAQQVESFPEVRPTPQRGDGLQTLKSALSLMHELQDVDISKLSIEEQQEFQVRLERDSIDAAIEKWRNAKKKMDKMGINTSLNVKSDDFNVGDTLHNWLTQMEKRLRQEISKVEESEERASKTEEDLERCVYGPILRAANPTRLAAVSILAVLNSGAVMGLDKGVTMIRLVNDVAKVAQEDIRAQVADNAAKERRRLRKVKYTANPDEQVETSEKAIIADAHEPIPEIDDDSDARKVWSTAIRIRIGSILVKSLMETAEVNVVKQNRLTREKISQVQPAFSHMHAMRKGKKIGVLALNPFLVEQFKREPVGDFLAKHLPMIAEPRPWKSMHTGGFLQSKVSLVRVKSGDDEQKLYTKAAIQRGDMDQVFKGLDVLGKTPWRINDKLLDVMVEAWNTGDEIANIPALNPVLEAPPEPETPDPLVRRTWMRALKSVENTRSALHSQRCYMNLQLEIARAFRKQVIYFPHNVDYRGRAYPLPTYLNHMGADHMRSLLKFANGKELGETGLRWLKIHMANVYGFDKASFDEREAFATDNLDKIIESATNPLHGSRWWLKGEDPWQCLAACFELKAAHDLPDPTKFVSNLPVHQDGTCNGLQHYAALGGDTWGAQQVNLMPGSRPADVYSAVANLVRESIGKEAEKKEPLAEICKDKITRKVVKQTVMTNVYGVTFEGAKKQVARQIDALYPDLHKETGIPHLVVATYIAKHIFMALATMFRGAHDIQYWLGECGGRVCRALTPAQLDQIAEEYQNPSDKPKAKKAAKNQLEELTAQFRSTVVWTTPLRMPVAQPYRKSTMKEIRTCLQSISYPAFDQTDPVNRRKQLQGFPPNFIHSLDASHMLLSALKCDELGLNFAAVHDSFWTHAADVDVMNTVLRDAFIRIHEEDVVGRLATEFKARYRGALYLANIDADSPVAKKIKELRKNGRMNYKEELLLEHKRNTLLLSGNPWDVEAAHKIVTPASVYEEMAAAEVDVEIQKETQEIGGLGDIPEGEVSALDEATEELEVSTLGNNFAQALMDNLSTTAFEHQIVTPKKHTAQTVKKVIPVWLPLKFPELPQKGDFDVAQLRESKYFFS encoded by the exons ATGCTCGCCCGACAGATTCGGAGGGCGATTGCCTCCCAGCGGGCTGCTCCAACACGACCAATTGGACTGTCATCGCTCCAAACGACCAGCCTTAGAAGATGCGTCGTCACGCAACAATACCAGCCCCGAAAGCGCCGAGGATCAGAGTCCAACCATGCGACCATCCACGGCAGGAGTCTTGCCACGGCTGTTGACGACTTCAAGTTTGGCAATTCTCCTTATGGCGACCTCAACCAGCTCGCTGGCTCGGGCCTGCAACCCTTCCAGACACCACCTACCGAAGTCCGCCCTCTCGACCCCTCATCGTTTTTGACACTCCCGGAGCCAGCCAGTCGCCGACCATTTGGCAAGATGAACGTCAAAGGCATCCCttctgaggctgaggagatgcTACCTGTCTTTGATGCCTGCATCAATGTGGGCAGACTTGAGAGAGCTGCTCTCATCCTGAAGCGGATGAACGTGACCGGTGTCTTGCCAGGTGAACATCGAATTATGCTCCATAACCAGTACCTTCGCGCATCCCTCGACCAAATGCGAATGAATCCCGATCGAAAACAAGCCGAACAACTCCACAAATGGTACGAGCTCCAGATACGCAATCAGGATATGCCGCAGACCGCCGAGACTATCGCGTGTATGCTCAAGGCTTCACTCCTTTCCGAACGGGGGACAAGACTCGAACGTCTCATTAACCGATATATGAGCATGGCTCCCGGCGAAGCTGGTCTACGCGTGCTGAGCATGGCCGACATCCTCACCGACCAAGATCtgggcatcatcaccgagaTATGTCCTACTTACAGCTTCGCTCCTGAATCTGAGGACAGTGACTATGTGACCATGGTATCCGAGGACCAGGACTTTGCAGCAGAGGAGGGTCTCGAAGAGGAGTTGGACGCACAACAGGTCGAGTCCTTCCCCGAGGTCAGACCCACTCCTCAGCGTGGAGACGGTCTGCAGACTCTCAAAAGCGCCCTCTCCCTCATGCATGAGCTCCAAGATGTCGATATCTCCAAGCTGTCGATTGAAGAGCAGCAAGAGTTTCAAGTGCGTCTGGAGCGAGATTCTATCGACGCTGCAATCGAGAAATGGCGaaatgccaagaagaagatggacaagatggGCATCAACACTTCTCTCAACGTCAAGAGTGACGACTTCAATGTTGGCGACACCCTACACAATTGGCTGACACAAATGGAGAAGCGATTGAGGCAGGAGATTAGCAAAGTTGAAGAGTCGGAGGAGAGGGCATCCAAGACGGAGGAAGACTTGGAACGCTGCGTTTACGGTCCCATCCTTCGCGCGGCCAACCCTACTCGACTGGCTGCGGTCTCCATTCTTGCTGTGCTCAACAGTGGTGCAGTGATGGGCTTGGATAAGGGTGTCACCATGATCCGCCTCGTGAACGATGTTGCAAAGGTGGCTCAGGAGGACATCCGAGCTCAGGTTGCCGATAACGCTGCAAAGGAACGTCGACGTCTGCGTAAAGTCAAGTATACCGCAAACCCCGACGAGCAGGTTGAGACGAGCGAGAaagccatcatcgccgatgCCCACGAACCAATCCCAGAGATTGATGATGATAGCGACGCGAGAAAGGTGTGGTCGACGGCGATCAGGATTCGGATCGGATCTATTCTCGTCAAGTCCTTGATGGAGACTGCCGAGGTCAACGTGGTCAAGCAGAACCGGTTGACTAGGGAGAAGATTAGTCAAGTCCAGCCTGCCTTTTCACATATGCACGCGATGCGAAAGGGCAAAAAGATTGGTGTATTGGCCTTGAATCCATTTCTGGTTGAGCAATTCAAGCGCGAACCAGTCGGCGATTTCCTTGCCAAGCATCTTCCTATGATCGCTGAGCCTCGGCCGTGGAAGAGCATGCATACTGGTGGCTTCCTCCAGAGCAAAGTCTCCCTGGTCCGTGTCAAGTCAGGAGACGACGAGCAAAAGCTATACACCAAGGCAGCCATCCAGCGAGGCGACATGGACCAAGTCTTCAAGGGATTGGACGTGCTAGGAAAGACCCCCTGGAGGATCAACGACAAGCTCCTGGATGTCATGGTGGAGGCATGGAACACAGGCGATGAGATTGCCAACATACCGGCGCTTAACCCCGTACTGGAGGCTCCCCCTGAGCCAGAGACACCCGATCCCCTTGTTAGACGTACTTGGATGCGCGCTCTCAAGTCGGTCGAAAACACCCGGTCCGCTCTTCATTCCCAGAGGTGTTACATGAACCTCCAGCTCGAGATTGCAAGGGCCTTCCGCAAGCAGGTCATCTACTTTCCCCACAACGTCGACTACCGAGGTCGTGCTTATCCTCTTCCAACCTATCTTAACCATATGGGAGCCGACCACATGCGATCTCTCCTCAAGTTTGCAAACGGCAAGGAGCTCGGCGAGACTGGCCTCAGGTGGTTGAAGATCCACATGGCGAACGTTTACGGATTCGACAAGGCCAGCTTTGACGAGCGAGAGGCCTTTGCTACAGACAATCttgacaagatcatcgagTCGGCCACAAACCCGCTCCACGGGAGTCGATGGTGGCTGAAGGGCGAGGACCCTTGGCAATGTCTGGCTGCTTGCTTCGAACTGAAGGCCGCTCACGATCTCCCCGATCCTACAAAGTTTGTGTCAAACCTGCCGGTCCATCAAGACGGCACCTGCAACGGGCTCCAGCACTATGCGGCCCTGGGTGGTGACACGTGGGGTGCTCAACAAGTCAACCTCATGCCAGGCAGCCGGCCGGCCGATGTCTATTCGGCCGTCGCCAATCTGGTCAGGGAGTCGATTGGCAAGGAAGCCGAGAAAAAGGAGCCTCTTGCGGAGATTtgcaaggacaagatcaccCGCAAGGTTGTGAAGCAAACTGTCATGACCAACGTTTACGGAGTCACGTTTGAAGGCGCCAAGAAGCAGGTCGCCAGACAAATCGATGCCCTATATCCTGACCTCCACAAGGAGACTGGGATCCCTCATCTCGTCGTGGCAACATACATTGCCAAGCACATCTTTATGGCCCTGGCAACCATGTTCCGTGGCGCTCATGACATTCAGTATTGGCTTGGTGAATGTGGTGGTCGAGTGTGCCGAGCCCTGACTCCGGCTCAGCTTGACCAAATTGCGGAAGAGTATCAGAACCCATCCGACAAGCcaaaggcgaagaaggcggccaagAATCAACTCGAGGAGTTGACTGCCCAGTTCCGATCCACTGTCGTGTGGACCACGCCTCTGCGCATGCCAGTCGCGCAGCCATACCGCAAGTCGACCATGAAGGAAATCCGCACTTGTCTGCAGTCCATCTCATACCCAGCCTTTGACCAGACTGACCCCGTGAACCGGAGGAAGCAACTTCAGGGATTCCCTCCCAACTTCATCCACTCGCTAGATGCCAGCCACATGCTGCTCTCGGCGCTCAAGTGCGATGAGCTGGGCCTCAACTTTGCCGCCGTCCACGACTCGTTCTGGACCCATGCTGCAGACGTAGACGTTATGAACACGGTTCTACGGGACGCTTTCATCCGAATTCACGAGGAGGACGTTGTCGGCCGCCTGGCCACCGAGTTCAAGGCAAGGTACAGGGGTGCGTTGTATCTGGCCAACATCGATGCCGACAGCCCCGTCGCCAAGAAAATCAAGGAGCTACGAAAGAACGGCAGGATGAACTACAAGGAGGAGCTATTGCTTGAGCACAAGCGCAACACCCTTCTCCTTTCTGGCAATCCTTGGGATGTGGAGGCTGCCCACAAGATTGTCACGCCTGCCTCAGTATATGAGGAGATGGCTGCAGCCGAGGTCGACGTCGAGATTCAGAAAGAAACCCAGGAGATTGGAGGTCTCGGGGATATCCCAGAGGGCGAAGTCAGCGCACTCGATGAAGCTACAGAAGAGTTGGAAGTGAGCACTCTCGGCAACAACTTTGCCCAAGCGCTCATGGACAACCTTTCAACCACGGCATTCGAGCATCAAATCGTCACGCCAAAGAAGCACACGGCGCAAACAGTCAAGAAGGTCATTCCTGTCTGGCTTCCGCTCAAGTTCCCTGAACTTCCCCAGAAG GGCGACTTTGACGTGGCGCAGTTGCGAGAGAGCAAGTACTTTTTCTCTTGA
- a CDS encoding GATase domain-containing protein — protein sequence MTLYFARKPRILLLLFLLVTSTALFYTITYRDTRKMGSAAPLRLAILEADTPQPQTRDRYGGYTGVFTALLNAAANSLKPPQNLDEIVTIKGYDVVNELHSYPALEDIDAILITGSRHTAFDNDPWILKLVEYTKKAIETDRVRVVGICFGHQIIGRAAGAKLGRSDKGWEVAVTEVDLTTKGKEIFGLDKMRIHQMHRDIVSEFPPNSIPLGSNSICEVQAFYSPGRYISVQGHPEFTDEIISEVLFNRHTVGIFSDELYADAMKRAPIPHDGVAIARAFLKFMREG from the exons ATGACTCTGTATTTCGCGCGGAAACCTCGtattctcctcctcctcttccttcttgtaACCTCAACCGCTCTTTTTTATACTATCACCTACCGTGACACCCGCAAGATGGGATCCGCCGCTCCTTTGCGCCTCGCCATTCTCGAGGCCGACACGCCGCAGCCGCAGACTCGCGATCGCTATGGCGGATATACCGGTGTCTTTACGGCTCTGCTCAACGCGGCTGCCAATTCGCTCAAGCCGCCTCAGAATCTGGACGAGATCGTGACGATCAAGGGATACGACGTTGTTAACGAACTCCACTCGTACCCTGCGCTCGAGGAcattgatgccatcctcatcaccggcTCCAGGCACACGGCGTTTGACAATGACCCGTGgatcctcaagctcgtcgagTACACGAAAAAGGCTATCGAGACGGACCGTGTGCGCGTCGTGGGTATCTGCTTCGGCCACCAGATCATCGGTCGCGCTGCTGGTGCCAAACTCGGACGGAGCGACAAGGGCTGGGAGGTTGCCGTGACAGAGGTCGACCTGACgaccaagggcaaggagatcTTCGGgttggacaagatg CGCATCCACCAGATGCACCGCGACATCGTCTCCGAATTCCCCCCCAACTCGATCCCCCTCGGCTCCAACTCGATCTGCGAAGTTCAGGCCTTCTACTCCCCCGGCCGATACATCAGCGTGCAGGGCCACCCCGAGTTCACAGACGAGATCATCTCCGAGGTGCTCTTCAACCGGCACACGGTCGGAATCTTTAGCGACGAGCTGTACGCCGACGCCATGAAGAGGGCGCCCATCCCGCACGACGGCGTGGCCATTGCCCGCGCGTTTCTCAAGTTCATGAGGGAGGGGTGA
- a CDS encoding RNA helicase, which yields MAPSARNSGRAAKVHKNGRTEQRQQKRKREQEDLQQLEQRVIDLDPKSDAIKNFSHLPLSVPTASGLEASHFQVLTDVQAQAIPLALKGNDVLGAAKTGSGKTLAFLIPVLEKLYRAQWTEYDGLGALILSPTRELAVQIFEVLRKVGRNHVFSAGLVIGGKSLKEEAERLDRMNILVCTPGRMLQHLDQTAGFDANNLQILVLDEADRIMDMGFQSAVDALVEHLPKSRQTLMFSATQSKKVSDLARLSLKDPEYVSVHEAAASATPTNLQQHYIVTPLTEKLDTLYGFIKANLKSKIIVFLSSGKQVRFVYESFRHLQPGIPLLHLHGRQKQIARMEITSRFTAAKHSCLFATDVVARGIDFPAVDWVIQADCPEDVDTYIHRVGRTARYQSNGRAVLFLDPSEEPGMLKKLEQKKIPIQRVNVKEKKKKNIKDHLQSMCFQNPDLKYLGQKAFISYARSVYIQKDKDVFKFDKLDLDGFAASLGLPGTPQIKFQKGDDIKRIKNAPRAGMSSDSESDEDLDGKKKSKKTEVRTKYDRMFERTNQDVLSSHYTKLVIDGDDKKGEDDDGDFLSVKRVLRDDDLDEASKDAYKSTAKIIEGLGGEEPFIVDSKRREKALKSKKKMAKFKGNSTKLVFDEEGNAHAVYELQDEDDFRQEGPAEEQRRKFVEDEATRVKEADVDDKALAKQKRREKKEKRKAAERAERMGFVDDEDAPMLQAVDDGEDPLEFMRSLPIAGQDSSSEEEEREPPRKRAKKWFEDDSEDEDKKSRKKGKGKVIEMDQEPETLEDLEALATGLLDG from the exons ATGGCTCCCAGCGCGCGAAATTCCGGCCGCGCGGCCAAGGTTCACAAGAATGGTCGTACTGAGCAGCGACAGCAGAAGCGCAAGAGGGAGCAGGAGGATCTtcagcagctggagcagaGGGTGATTGACTTA GACCCCAAGTCAGATGCTATCAAGAACTTCTCACATCTCCCCCTCTCCGTACCGACCGCCTCAGGCCTCGAGGCCTCGCACTTCCAGGTCCTGACCGAcgtccaagcccaagccatTCCCCTCGCCCTCAAAGGAAACGATGTCCTCGGAGCCGCCAAGACAGGCAGCGGAAAGACCCTCGCCTTCCTGATCCCcgtcctcgagaagcttTACCGCGCACAATGGACCGAGTACGATGGTCTCGGCGCCCTTATCCTCTCCCCCACCCGCGAACTCGCTGTTCAGATCTTTGAAGTCCTACGCAAGGTTGGTCGAAACCACGTCTTTTCGGCAGGCTTGGTCATTGGTGGAAAGagcctcaaggaggaggctgagcgATTGGACCGCATGAACATCCTCGTCTGCACGCCTGGTCGCATGCTGCAGCATCTCGACCAGACGGCCGGCTTCGACGCAAACAACCTGCAGATCCTGGTGCTCGACGAGGCGGATCgcatcatggacatgggCTTCCAGTCGGCCGTTGACGCCCTGGTCGAGCATCTTCCCAAGTCGCGACAGACTCTCATGTTCAGTGCGACGCAGAGCAAGAAGGTGTCTGATCTTGCGCGActcagcctcaaggaccccgaaTACGTCTCTGTTCACGAAGCCGCAGCGAGCGCGACCCCTACGAACCTTCAGCAACATTACATTGTTACGCCTCTGaccgagaagctcgacaCATTGTATGGTttcatcaaggccaacctCAAGAGCAAGATCATTGTGTTCTTAAGTTCTGGAAAACAAGTCCGGTTCGTGTACGAGAGTTTccgtcatctccaacctggTATTcctctgctccatctccacGGCAGACAAAAGCAGATTGCTCGAATGGAGATTACGTCGAGATTCACCGCCGCCAAGCACTCGTGTCTGTTTGCGACCGATGTCGTTGCGCGAGGAATTGACTTCCCTGCCGTTGACTGGGTCATCCAGGCCGACTGCCCTGAAGACGTCGACACATACATCCACCGAGTTGGCCGAACAGCTCGGTATCAGAGCAATGGCCGGGCCGTGCTATTCCTAGACCCAAGCGAGGAGCCTGGCATGCTCAAGAAACTGGAGCAAAAGAAGATTCCCATACAAAGAGTAaacgtcaaggagaagaagaagaagaacatcaaggACCATCTGCAAAGCATGTGCTTCCAGAACCCGGACCTCAAGTATCTCGGTCAAAAGGCCTTTATCAGTTACGCCCGATCTGTCTACATAcaaaaggacaaggacgtCTTCAAGTTTGACAAGCTCGACCTCGACGGCTTCGCTGCTAGTCTGGGTCTTCCCGGAACGCCACAGATCAAATTCCAGAAGGGCGACGACATCAAGCGGATAAAGAATGCGCCTCGCGCGGGCATGTCGAGTGACTCCGAGTCTGACGAGGATCTGGATggtaagaagaagagcaagaagaccGAGGTGCGGACAAAGTACGATCGCATGTTTGAGCGAACGAACCAGGACGTCTTGTCAAGTCACTACACGAAACTTGTCATTGATGGGgacgacaagaagggcgaggatgatgatggcgatttCTTGTCGGTGAAGAGAGTTCTTAGGgatgatgatctcgacgAGGCTTCCAAGGACGCATACAAGAGCACAGCAAAGATTATTGAAGGTCTAGGCGGCGAAGAGCCCTTCATCGTAGACTCAAAGCGCCGCGAAAAGGCCCTCAAGTCGaaaaagaagatggccaagttcaagggcaACTCGACCAAGCTCGTCTtcgacgaggagggcaacGCCCACGCCGTGTACGAGCTccaggatgaggacgactTCCGTCAGGAGGGccccgccgaggagcagaGGCGCAAGTttgtcgaggacgaggctACGAGGGTCAAGGAGGCGGATGTCGACGACAAGGCTCTTGCCAAGCAGAAGCGtcgcgagaagaaggagaagaggaaggctGCGGAGAGGGCGGAGCGTATGGGCTTTgtggacgacgaggatgcgCCTATGCTACAAGCCGTCGACGACGGAGAGGATCCTCTGGAATTCATGCGGTCTCTACCCATCGCTGGACAAGATTCGTCgtcggaagaggaggagagggaacCACCGAGGAAGCGGGCCAAGAAGTGGTTCGAGGACGActccgaggacgaggacaagaagagcaggaagaagggcaagggcaaggtcatcgaGATGGATCAGGAGCCAGAGACACTCGAGGATCTGGAGGCCCTTGCTACTGGGCTGCTGGATggttga
- a CDS encoding DHHA2 domain-containing protein: MTSRLSLSTFLARARTALTAPAAQRKGPLTFVVGNESADLDSLCSAVVYAYIRSHTPPHTLHIPLSNLPRDDLALRTEMNAVLKHAGLNLTDLLTLSELPDLKPEETRWLLVDHNSLTGPLAKFSGQVFGCVDHHADEGAVPKDADPRVIEPCGSCMSLIVDESRKVWEELCRDVGEDEKLAKIGLAAILSDTNNLTSKEKVREKDTKAVPFLESHLHSSFSQKAYFSEISAVKEDISHLSFRDIFRKDYKEWDGSGLKLGISCVVQNLDYLVDKAGDPQALLRDFEAWARERKLDVASIMTTSHPDGEFQRHLLVWGLSDGGRGAVERFVRDGDRLKLETWKGGELDDGKTRFAWRQRELAASRKQVAPLLREALQKS; this comes from the exons ATGACGTCGAGACTATCCCTCAGTACCTTTCTTGCAAGGGCGAGGACTGCCCTGACAGCTCCGGCTGCGCAAAGAAAAGGGCCTCTAACTTTTGTCGTGGGAAATGAATCTGCCG ACCTCGACTCCCTCTGCTCAGCGGTGGTCTACGCCTACATCCGCTCTCATACCCCTCCGCACACCCTTCACATCCCCCTCTCAAACCTGCCCCGCGATGACCTCGCCCTGCGCACCGAGATGAACGCGGTGCTCAAGCACGCCGGTTTGAACCTCACGGATCTTCTTACTCTTTCTGAGCTACCGGATctcaagcccgaggagaCTCGCTGGTTGCTCGTGGACCACAACTCCCTCACCGGTCCGTTGGCCAAGTTCTCTGGACAAGTGTTTGGATGCGTTGATCACCACGCCGACGAGGGCGCTGTGCCGAAAGATGCAGACCCAAGGGTAATTGAGCCTTGTGGAAGCTGCATGAGTTTAATCGTGGACGAGAGCCGTAAAGTCTGGGAAGAACTGTGTCGCGACGTCGGCGAGGACGAAAAGCTCGCCAAGATCGGTCTAGCAGCCATCCTCTCGGATACAAACAATCTAACCTCGAAAGAAAAAGTTCGCGAAAAGGACACCAAAGCAGTTCCCTTCCTCGAATCCCATCTCCACTCCTCCTTCAGTCAGAAAGCCTACTTTAGCGAAATCTccgccgtcaaggaggacaTTTCGCACCTCAGCTTCCGCGACATCTTCCGTAAGGACTACAAAGAGTGGGACGGCTCAggcctcaagctcggcaTAAGCTGCGTGGTCCAGAACCTCGACTACCTAGTTGACAAGGCCGGCGACCCTCAAGCCCTGCTGCGCGACTTTGAGGCATGGGCGCGTGAGCGCAAACTCGACGTTGCGAGCATCATGACTACGTCGCACCCGGACGGCGAGTTCCAGCGTCACCTGCTCGTGTGGGGGTTGAGCGATGGGGGCCGCGGGGCAGTGGAGCGGTTTGTGAGGGATGGAGATAGGCTGAAGCTGGAGACGTGGAAGGGAGGTGAGTTGGATGATGGCAAGACGAGGTTTGCGTGGAGGCAGAGGGAACTGGCTGCGAGTCGGAAGCAGGTTGCACCGTTGTTGAGGGAGGCTCTACAAAAGAGCTGA
- a CDS encoding ATPase synthesis protein 25, mitochondrial codes for MITRPVAAALSCRQCQSAILRAVVSRPTASSLRTLPQRQARQLPILTKRFFSEEKTIDPKAERVAEVLATPDNAPETNDTAESDDVPWFLEVEPPRHPESQHKVELPKIPDDAPEVIGPMIKYIFEDMGLDDISLLDLRDLDPPAALGPNLIMLFGTARSERHLHISSGRFVRWLRKNHDIAARADGLIGPGELRTKLRRLRKKAKLLGTNTAIIPGGDNGISTGWVCVHFSSSGDNINEAASFDDSGRFSGFGAPQTGTTVVIQCMTEARRGELDLETLWQGVLKKNLQENKKARGEKFADAEELNKVLATKIQLPTSASALQWQAMQKASQQHRSYSTSARRLSPSLKQEQPASNPLNGVAEVAEEPVVLDLAQVQKHIQDIQLIGTPMSQEMLHNLIKGAMMTPSPNNAAKDRLSLVDQILLTAEERGMEIWNDEMFVTLIEAGLLSPCYGPEIQRAQKNLEYLMKQKGCQFDGDQILRLMNAYAYQKDWDRFWDAFRMPPRFKMARESQHYELAYRAMALTSSQKMCIAALRWVYPEMMSQDPPILLVSPLYESLKACLVVADPGALTWMHNQSSTKIDHLRPVQRRRLENREFLKVLREVESIRAELMRVGLAQESDALHQ; via the coding sequence ATGATTACTCGCCCCGTGGCTGCGGCATTGAGTTGCCGCCAATGCCAATCCGCTATCCTCCGCGCCGTTGTCTCGAGGCCGACAGCCAGTTCTTTGCGCACTCTCCCACAGCGACAGGCACGACAGCTTCCGATCTTGACGAAGAGATTCTTTTCAGAGGAGAAAACGATCGATCCAAAGGCTGAAAGAGTCGCCGAAGTTTTGGCCACTCCCGATAATGCTCCCGAGACGAACGACACAGCCGAATCCGACGATGTGCCCTGGttcctcgaggttgagccgCCTCGACATCCCGAGAGTCAACACAAGGTTGAGTTACCCAAGATTCCCGACGATGCGCCCGAAGTCATCGGCCCCATGATAAAGTACATCTTTGAGGACATGGGCCTGGATGATATTTCACTGTTGGATTTACGAGATCTCGATCCACCTGCTGCTCTTGGTCCCAACTTGATCATGCTCTTCGGGACTGCCCGTAGTGAGCGACACCTTCACATTTCCTCGGGGCGATTTGTGCGATGGCTACGAAAAAACCACGACATTGCTGCAAGGGCGGATGGCCTGATTGGGCCTGGCGAGCTACGAACCAAGCTCCGTCGGCTTAGAAAGAAGGCCAAGTTGCTGGGAACCAACACTGCCATCATTCCTGGCGGAGACAACGGCATTTCGACGGGCTGGGTTTGCGTGCACTTTTCTTCCAGCGgcgacaacatcaacgaaGCGGCTAGTTTCGACGACAGCGGACGTTTCTCTGGTTTCGGTGCCCCTCAAACAGGGACCACAGTTGTGATTCAGTGCATGACCGAAGCTCGAAGGGGAGAGCTTGACCTGGAGACTCTATGGCAGGGTGTTTTGAAGAAGAACTTGCAAGAAAACAAGAAGGCCAGGGGTGAGAAGTTTGCGGATGCAGAGGAGTTGAACAAGGTCCTGGCCACCAAAATACAACTTCCTACCAGCGCGTCTGCCCTCCAATGGCAAGCCATGCAAAAGGCATCCCAGCAACATCGCAGCTATTCCACGAGCGCACGACGACTCTCTCCTTCACTGAAACAAGAACAGCCCGCATCCAATCCCCTGAATGGGGTGGCAGAAGTCGCTGAGGAGCCAGTGGTCCTTGATTTGGCCCAGGTCCAAAAGCATATTCAAGATATCCAGCTTATAGGGACTCCGATGAGTCAGGAAATGCTGCATAATCTCATCAAGGGGGCCATGATGACGCCGTCCCCGAACAACGCCGCCAAGGACCGGTTGTCCCTCGTTGATCAGATTCTCCTGACGGCCGAGGAGCGAGGTATGGAGATTTGGAATGATGAAATGTTTGTCACCCTCATCGAGGCTGGTCTTCTTTCGCCATGCTATGGCCCGGAGATCCAACGGGCGCAGAAGAATCTCGAGTATCTGATGAAGCAAAAGGGATGCCAGTTTGACGGAGACCAGATCCTTCGACTGATGAACGCCTATGCATACCAAAAAGACTGGGACCGATTCTGGGACGCGTTCCGTATGCCGCCTAGGTTCAAAATGGCTAGGGAATCGCAACACTACGAACTAGCCTACAGAGCCATGGCCCTGACATCGAGCCAAAAGATGTGCATTGCCGCCTTGCGCTGGGTGTATCCCGAGATGATGAGCCAAGATCCTCCTATACTGCTCGTCAGCCCCCTCTACGAGTCGCTCAAGGCGTGCCTCGTGGTTGCGGACCCAGGTGCGCTAACTTGGATGCACAACCAGAGTAGCACCAAGATCGACCACCTTCGGCCTGTCCAGCGCCGTAGGCTTGAGAACAGAGAGTTCCTCAAGGTGCTGCGGGAAGTGGAATCAATCCGAGCCGAGTTGATGAGGGTTGGCCTTGCTCAAGAGTCTGATGCGTTGCACCAATGA